A window of the bacterium genome harbors these coding sequences:
- a CDS encoding RNA polymerase sigma factor — protein MKEKKIDYLNISGNELNLLLQKSKEGNSQSFSKLSGYIRQISYSYYLSKYNQKRITNLDDVDDLTQSVYLSFAEQYQNIIEPEKWLRRVLFLNFVRWYKTEKSRTFTNLKENIPAPDKLTEASDVIDAESILNLMSTLSEEKQEIIKLRFWGDLKFNEIAEKLNKNEAAVKKMFYRTLLELKDKLE, from the coding sequence ATTAAAGAGAAAAAAATCGATTATTTAAATATTTCCGGCAATGAATTAAATCTCCTCCTCCAGAAATCGAAAGAGGGCAACTCTCAATCTTTCTCAAAGCTTTCCGGATACATTCGCCAGATTTCTTATTCTTACTATTTATCAAAATACAATCAGAAGAGAATTACAAATCTTGATGATGTTGATGACCTGACACAAAGTGTTTACCTTTCTTTTGCCGAACAGTATCAAAATATAATTGAACCGGAGAAATGGCTAAGAAGAGTGCTGTTTTTAAATTTTGTAAGATGGTACAAAACAGAAAAAAGCAGAACATTCACAAATCTAAAAGAAAATATCCCCGCTCCGGATAAATTAACAGAAGCTTCTGATGTAATAGACGCAGAAAGCATTCTAAATCTTATGAGCACACTTAGCGAAGAAAAGCAGGAAATTATCAAGCTAAGATTTTGGGGTGATTTGAAATTCAATGAAATTGCAGAAAAATTGAACAAAAATGAGGCTGCAGTAAAAAAGATGTTTTACAGAACTTTGCTCGAGCTAAAAGATAAGTTAGAATGA
- a CDS encoding T9SS type A sorting domain-containing protein translates to MRFSPIILFLFAVALSFAQPRLDIKPNTVEFEDLFNRIEHAFLINDGDAILTIDSLTYNDSLYIIDFEDNLQLPFSIVPEDSIRINVALSGFYFVTLSDTSDTIFVHNNGEESPEPLRVRVRFFEDEYGEFNGTVEDSLNPVDSAIVHFFYNGIYLLDTARTNSSGFYNKILPEGEYTIGVEKEGYYVVFHDSTYDPFFAEFVELDSGDVKTINFNLKRIDNPGLSVSGQIIDSINGINVNKGIIIVRTGTHVPTPLNKGNSILLDTINTFAGFVRADGSYSVNIQSPDYYYLQAYTNNFLPGYYNDEGIASVYWQNADSILIDNNITDKSISLVRDSSYGAGSIGGTISFTSFTDRSDYEGITILAKNIQNGALYSYNFGKDLGSFKVSNIPYGTYELVAQKIGLDNAFSQTVVIDPLNNQITGINLNFIINSVNEDDILPGEFILYQNYPNPFNPATNISFYLPSNSNVKLKVINILGETVANLIDDELTQGMHSVIFDGNSLASGVYLVVLETSQFRFSRKMILLK, encoded by the coding sequence ATGAGATTTTCACCTATAATATTATTTCTTTTTGCAGTAGCATTATCATTTGCTCAACCCAGGTTGGATATCAAGCCGAACACGGTTGAGTTTGAAGATTTATTCAACCGTATCGAGCATGCTTTTTTGATTAATGATGGCGATGCGATTTTAACCATAGACAGTCTCACCTATAACGACTCATTATATATTATTGATTTCGAAGATAACCTGCAATTACCATTTTCGATTGTTCCTGAAGATTCAATAAGAATAAATGTTGCCTTAAGTGGTTTTTATTTTGTTACTCTAAGTGATACTTCCGACACTATATTCGTTCACAACAATGGTGAAGAGAGCCCGGAGCCGCTTAGAGTAAGGGTCAGATTCTTCGAAGATGAATACGGAGAATTCAATGGTACAGTTGAAGACAGTTTGAATCCGGTAGATAGTGCGATTGTTCATTTCTTCTATAATGGTATTTATTTGCTTGATACAGCGAGAACTAACTCTTCCGGATTTTACAACAAGATCCTGCCCGAAGGAGAGTATACAATCGGCGTTGAAAAGGAAGGATACTATGTTGTGTTTCATGACAGTACTTACGATCCCTTCTTCGCTGAATTTGTGGAACTCGATTCGGGCGATGTTAAAACCATAAATTTTAATTTAAAGAGGATTGATAACCCTGGACTTTCAGTAAGTGGACAAATTATAGATTCAATAAATGGTATAAATGTCAACAAAGGAATAATAATTGTTCGAACCGGTACTCACGTACCGACTCCGCTGAACAAAGGAAATTCAATTCTGCTGGATACAATAAATACTTTTGCCGGATTTGTCAGAGCTGATGGATCATATTCTGTAAACATTCAATCACCTGATTATTATTACTTGCAAGCCTACACCAATAACTTTCTTCCCGGTTATTATAATGATGAGGGAATTGCATCCGTCTATTGGCAGAATGCTGATTCAATCTTAATCGATAATAACATCACCGATAAAAGCATATCTCTGGTCAGGGATTCTTCATATGGTGCAGGCAGTATCGGTGGAACAATATCGTTTACATCATTTACAGATCGATCAGATTACGAAGGGATTACAATTCTTGCAAAGAATATTCAAAATGGCGCTTTGTATTCATATAATTTTGGAAAAGATCTGGGCAGCTTCAAAGTTTCAAACATTCCTTACGGTACTTACGAGTTAGTTGCTCAGAAGATAGGATTAGATAATGCATTTAGTCAAACCGTGGTTATTGATCCATTAAATAATCAGATTACAGGTATCAATCTTAATTTCATTATTAATAGTGTTAATGAAGATGACATATTACCAGGTGAATTTATTCTTTATCAGAACTATCCAAATCCATTTAACCCTGCAACTAATATTTCTTTTTACTTACCATCGAATTCAAACGTAAAATTAAAAGTGATAAATATTCTTGGAGAAACTGTTGCAAATCTGATTGATGATGAACTAACTCAGGGGATGCATTCTGTTATTTTTGATGGGAATAGTTTGGCTTCTGGTGTTTATTTAGTTGTACTTGAAACCAGTCAATTCAGGTTTAGCAGAAAAATGATTTTACTTAAGTAA
- a CDS encoding cation transporter has protein sequence MKEKLQSNKSFIKRGLKTTLIGIIASLVLAAVKIFTGIVGNSYALIADGIESLTDIFTSSIVLTGLYFAAKPADEDHPYGHGKAEPFAGIAVSFGIFIAAMVIVVQSVYEIITPHHAPAPFTLIVLVLVIIIKEALFRFVIKVGTTVNSIAVKSDAWHHRSDAITSAAAFIGISIALIGGEGYESADDFAALFASVIIILNAYRIFKPALFELLDTAPPAKTIQKVRDVAVKVENVMGIDKCHVRKMGFDYFVDIHVLVDANLPVFKGHEIAHKVKNELMKEYSNISDVLVHIEPYFSDSRSPSLN, from the coding sequence TTGAAAGAAAAATTACAAAGCAATAAAAGTTTTATTAAGCGTGGACTAAAGACAACGCTTATTGGAATCATCGCCAGCCTGGTTCTCGCCGCAGTTAAAATATTCACAGGTATTGTTGGAAACTCTTATGCTCTCATAGCTGATGGCATTGAATCACTTACAGATATTTTCACTTCTTCAATTGTTCTAACCGGATTATATTTTGCCGCTAAACCAGCCGATGAGGACCATCCGTACGGTCATGGAAAAGCAGAACCTTTTGCCGGGATAGCTGTTTCATTTGGTATTTTTATCGCTGCAATGGTGATTGTGGTTCAGAGTGTTTATGAAATAATTACACCACACCACGCACCGGCACCGTTCACTCTTATCGTACTCGTACTTGTTATAATCATTAAAGAAGCACTGTTCAGATTTGTAATTAAAGTTGGAACCACCGTCAATAGTATTGCTGTTAAAAGCGATGCCTGGCATCATAGGAGTGATGCGATAACTTCCGCAGCTGCATTTATTGGGATATCAATTGCACTTATCGGTGGTGAAGGTTATGAATCGGCAGACGATTTTGCTGCCCTCTTCGCATCGGTGATAATTATTTTAAATGCTTACAGGATTTTCAAGCCAGCTCTGTTTGAATTATTGGATACTGCACCTCCGGCAAAAACGATTCAAAAAGTCCGCGACGTTGCTGTAAAAGTTGAAAATGTAATGGGTATCGATAAATGCCATGTAAGAAAAATGGGTTTTGATTATTTCGTAGACATTCACGTTTTAGTTGATGCCAACCTTCCGGTTTTTAAAGGACATGAAATAGCACACAAAGTTAAAAATGAATTGATGAAAGAGTACTCCAACATAAGCGATGTTTTGGTGCATATAGAGCCATACTTTAGTGATAGCAGATCCCCCTCTTTAAACTGA
- a CDS encoding T9SS type A sorting domain-containing protein → MKNFFLTKFQYVIFTSLMITTLTIAQNWQNQNSNTSNQLKGIQMISANEGWVCGDAGTMLHTINAGSTWSTITLTGADLHQVLFKDASNGIVVGDNGAVFTTTNSGTNWISKNSGTSLQLRGACFAGSSTFFAVGDDGAAVKSTDDGNTWTTLNSGTTERLLCVAAVGQNVWVGARNGLMLFSSNGGTSFTSMINPATDDIKDIQFIDASIGFACGSNSFFMFTSNGGANWTSRSSGIQVGLNGLHFVDQNKGWTVGGAGTLYTTTNAGLNWILEQSQTGQDLNSIHSFDGDNAWSVGNLGVIVTNFTTPTSTEIENKLLTDYALEQNYPNPFNPSTNIRFRIATEEFVNLKVFNILGVEIATLVNEALPAGFYNIEFNAEQINSGVYFYTLSTDNFKSTRKMILTK, encoded by the coding sequence ATGAAAAACTTTTTCTTAACCAAATTTCAATATGTGATTTTCACATCGTTGATGATCACAACATTAACGATTGCTCAAAACTGGCAGAACCAAAACTCGAATACCAGCAATCAGCTAAAAGGAATTCAGATGATCAGTGCAAATGAAGGCTGGGTTTGCGGAGATGCAGGAACTATGCTTCATACAATAAACGCAGGCAGTACATGGTCAACTATAACTCTAACCGGAGCCGATCTGCATCAGGTTTTATTCAAGGATGCAAGCAACGGGATAGTTGTCGGCGACAATGGTGCTGTTTTTACGACTACAAATTCTGGAACAAACTGGATTTCAAAAAACAGCGGTACATCATTACAATTACGAGGAGCTTGTTTTGCCGGAAGTTCTACCTTTTTCGCAGTTGGTGATGATGGTGCCGCAGTTAAATCAACAGATGATGGAAATACCTGGACTACTCTGAATTCCGGAACAACTGAAAGACTTCTTTGTGTTGCTGCTGTTGGTCAGAATGTTTGGGTTGGTGCGAGAAATGGTCTGATGTTATTTTCAAGCAACGGAGGAACATCTTTCACTTCGATGATTAATCCTGCTACCGATGATATCAAGGACATTCAGTTTATTGATGCATCTATTGGTTTTGCCTGTGGAAGTAATTCATTCTTTATGTTCACCAGCAATGGCGGCGCTAATTGGACTTCAAGATCTTCAGGAATACAGGTTGGATTGAATGGATTACATTTCGTAGATCAAAATAAAGGTTGGACAGTTGGTGGTGCTGGGACGTTATACACAACTACAAATGCAGGATTGAATTGGATTCTGGAACAATCGCAAACCGGTCAGGATTTAAATTCCATACATTCATTTGATGGTGACAATGCCTGGTCCGTTGGAAATCTTGGTGTAATCGTTACCAACTTTACGACACCAACAAGTACAGAAATAGAAAATAAGCTACTAACTGACTACGCTCTTGAGCAAAATTATCCCAACCCATTTAACCCTTCAACTAATATCAGATTTAGAATCGCAACTGAGGAATTTGTTAATCTCAAAGTATTTAACATTCTGGGTGTAGAAATAGCAACTCTAGTGAACGAAGCTCTTCCCGCAGGTTTTTACAATATCGAATTCAATGCAGAACAGATTAACAGCGGAGTTTATTTCTACACTTTGAGTACTGATAATTTTAAGAGCACAAGAAAAATGATTCTCACGAAGTGA
- a CDS encoding T9SS type A sorting domain-containing protein, whose protein sequence is MHVYRNDVPALNEAPSLPIGLNAVVQPDNSVTLSWLPSTDDHTPGPAITYDLVIVRNGTHVPVGDLQKVGQDIITRLPEPGNISAVVEWSLAGLPDGQYQWQLRAVDAAYVGSQVAVGEFSIGVVSVDGDNELPFNFSLEQNYPNPFNPATTIKYSIPSSGQVTLKIYDALGEEVALLINEYRQAGNYILTFDGRNLSSGVYFYQLTSSNLIDTKKMILLR, encoded by the coding sequence ATGCACGTTTATCGTAATGATGTTCCTGCATTAAACGAAGCACCTTCCCTTCCAATCGGATTAAATGCAGTTGTTCAGCCGGACAATTCTGTAACTCTTTCATGGCTGCCTTCAACTGATGATCACACTCCCGGTCCTGCGATTACTTACGATCTTGTTATTGTAAGAAACGGTACTCACGTTCCAGTTGGTGATCTGCAAAAAGTTGGGCAGGATATTATCACGCGACTACCAGAACCCGGAAATATCAGCGCAGTTGTTGAATGGTCTTTAGCAGGATTACCGGATGGACAATATCAATGGCAGCTCCGTGCAGTCGATGCGGCTTATGTCGGCAGTCAGGTAGCTGTAGGAGAATTTAGTATAGGTGTAGTTTCAGTCGATGGAGATAATGAACTTCCGTTTAACTTTAGTCTTGAACAGAACTACCCTAATCCATTTAATCCGGCAACGACAATTAAATATTCAATTCCCAGCTCAGGTCAAGTTACATTAAAAATTTATGATGCTTTAGGAGAAGAGGTTGCACTGCTTATAAATGAGTATCGTCAAGCAGGAAATTATATTCTAACATTTGACGGAAGGAATTTATCGAGCGGCGTGTATTTTTATCAATTGACATCTAGCAATTTGATTGATACAAAAAAAATGATCCTCCTTCGATAA
- a CDS encoding PepSY domain-containing protein, with protein sequence MLKKLFFLLNVVLFVPFNYAYSENINILQNDSITESQAIQKAKQLISGTVIKTELTTHDGINVWEVYMVTSSGGELKVKYSLDNGTMVELKGTSPSFEYEVQSGMNLIEYSTARSVALNTKTGDISEWKLEKDDSDNRWEYRFFILSARQKWEIRIDATTGVILRIK encoded by the coding sequence ATGTTAAAGAAATTATTTTTTTTATTGAACGTCGTTCTTTTTGTTCCATTTAACTATGCATACTCAGAGAATATTAATATTCTGCAAAATGATTCAATCACTGAATCTCAGGCTATCCAGAAAGCAAAACAATTAATTTCAGGAACTGTTATAAAGACCGAATTGACAACGCATGATGGAATAAATGTCTGGGAAGTTTACATGGTTACTTCTTCAGGTGGAGAATTGAAGGTAAAGTATAGTTTAGATAATGGCACAATGGTTGAGTTAAAGGGGACTTCTCCTTCTTTTGAGTATGAAGTTCAGTCCGGAATGAATTTAATTGAATACTCTACTGCTAGATCTGTCGCACTCAATACAAAAACTGGCGACATCAGCGAATGGAAACTTGAAAAAGATGACAGCGATAACAGATGGGAGTACAGATTTTTTATTTTAAGTGCCAGACAAAAATGGGAAATCCGAATCGATGCAACCACAGGAGTTATACTAAGAATTAAGTAA
- a CDS encoding NAD(P)-binding domain-containing protein, with translation MEVIIENILAYLLAISFIASLFYFYIKRHKKHTQSTKRKIAKAKESGFHEPVSLHPVVDPDICIGSAACVAACPEHDILGIVNGQATTINASRCVGHGACFHACPVQAITLCIGTEKRGVELPHISEEFETTIPGIFIAGELGGMGLIKNAVEQGKQAMSYLSSKIGTRGDAHYDVVIVGAGPAGISSTLEAVKRKLKYVTLEQDTLGGTVSNFPRQKIVMTSPMDLPLYGKLKLSETSKTELLKIWNEVLSKNNVTINELEKVESIEKQQNIFIVKTNKNHYSTKTVLLSIGRRGSPRKLDVPGEEKEKVSYRLIEPEMIHNQKILVVGGGDSAIESALLLADENNFVTLSYRSDSFSRLKPKNLERINKYSKSGKVKVILNSEVIEILDTSVLLRVSDRTEAVVVENDLVYIFAGGILPTKFLEEIGIKITKKFGDAILKHS, from the coding sequence ATGGAAGTAATTATTGAGAACATATTAGCGTATTTGCTGGCAATCAGTTTTATTGCTTCTCTTTTCTATTTTTACATCAAGCGTCATAAAAAGCATACCCAAAGCACAAAACGAAAAATTGCAAAAGCTAAAGAATCAGGTTTTCACGAACCTGTTTCTCTCCATCCTGTAGTTGATCCGGATATTTGTATCGGTAGTGCTGCCTGTGTTGCAGCCTGTCCTGAACACGATATCCTGGGAATTGTAAATGGTCAGGCGACAACAATTAATGCTTCGAGATGTGTTGGACACGGAGCGTGTTTTCATGCCTGCCCAGTTCAGGCAATCACTCTCTGCATAGGTACAGAAAAAAGAGGAGTTGAACTTCCTCATATCAGCGAAGAATTTGAAACTACAATCCCGGGAATTTTTATCGCCGGTGAACTTGGTGGAATGGGTTTAATCAAAAATGCCGTTGAACAAGGTAAACAAGCGATGAGTTATCTATCTTCAAAAATTGGAACGAGGGGAGATGCTCATTACGACGTTGTGATTGTTGGAGCAGGACCTGCCGGTATTTCTTCTACGCTGGAAGCTGTTAAAAGAAAATTAAAATATGTAACCCTTGAGCAAGACACTCTTGGTGGAACAGTATCAAATTTTCCAAGACAAAAAATTGTAATGACCTCCCCAATGGATTTGCCGCTTTACGGTAAATTAAAACTTTCCGAAACATCAAAAACAGAATTGTTGAAAATCTGGAACGAGGTGCTCTCAAAGAATAACGTTACCATAAATGAACTTGAAAAAGTAGAAAGCATTGAGAAACAGCAGAATATCTTCATTGTAAAAACAAATAAAAATCATTATTCAACTAAAACTGTACTTCTTTCAATTGGAAGACGGGGTTCTCCGAGAAAGCTGGATGTTCCCGGTGAAGAAAAAGAGAAAGTTTCTTATCGACTTATTGAACCTGAGATGATCCATAACCAGAAAATACTGGTAGTAGGTGGTGGTGATTCAGCAATAGAAAGTGCTCTGCTTCTTGCTGATGAAAATAATTTCGTTACACTTTCGTACCGCAGTGATTCATTCTCGAGACTAAAACCTAAGAACCTTGAACGGATAAATAAATATTCTAAGAGTGGGAAAGTAAAAGTTATTCTTAATTCAGAAGTGATCGAAATACTTGATACCAGCGTACTTCTTCGGGTATCCGATAGAACTGAAGCAGTTGTTGTCGAAAATGATCTTGTGTATATTTTTGCAGGTGGTATTTTGCCCACAAAGTTTTTAGAGGAAATAGGAATAAAAATCACGAAAAAATTTGGTGATGCTATCCTGAAGCACTCATAA
- a CDS encoding cytochrome C, translating to MQLIAQISPGDLTSFHADLEGISNCTKCHELGEQVSNSKCLDCHTEIKAKMSAGSGYHSSSDVKGKNCSSCHSEHHGRNFRIVNFKPESFNHDKAGFSLTGKHKNTECKDCHKPEFISDTKLKKRKNTYLGLNQNCSTCHEDYHQKTLGENCNNCHNTESFKPAVKFDHANAAFKLTGEHLQVDCAGCHKMETKNGKKYQAFKNIPFQNCNSCHKDVHQGSFGQNCSSCHVTASFKQINNSMFDHSRTKFPLVGKHKSVSCNNCHKAPSGYKMKFDLCTDCHTDFHKGQFIVNNVTQNCSDCHSENGFRPSLFTLDKHNKSRFQLTGGHLATPCESCHYQQNNWHFKGIGVDCISCHKNIHENELIAKFLPNNDCRECHQTESWNTIEFDHNKTEFPLLGKHSSLSCGSCHRQNNGEAIAIVFSSIKKECEACHKDVHYSQFRVDGISDCSRCHTFDNWKPEKFDHNITEFSLEGAHQKVDCARCHPKVELNGNTFIKFKLEDFKCATCHKK from the coding sequence ATTCAATTGATTGCCCAGATCTCTCCCGGCGATCTTACAAGTTTTCATGCTGATCTTGAAGGAATAAGCAACTGCACTAAATGTCACGAGCTTGGCGAGCAGGTTAGCAATTCAAAATGTCTTGATTGTCATACTGAAATTAAAGCAAAAATGAGTGCAGGTAGTGGTTATCATTCCAGCTCAGATGTTAAAGGGAAAAACTGTTCAAGCTGTCATAGTGAGCATCATGGAAGAAATTTCCGGATTGTGAATTTCAAACCTGAGTCATTCAATCATGATAAAGCAGGTTTCAGTTTAACAGGTAAACACAAAAACACAGAGTGTAAAGATTGCCATAAACCTGAATTCATTTCCGATACAAAACTTAAAAAAAGGAAAAACACATATCTTGGTTTGAATCAAAATTGTTCGACCTGTCATGAAGATTACCATCAAAAGACTCTTGGAGAAAATTGCAATAATTGCCACAACACAGAATCATTCAAACCCGCGGTCAAGTTTGATCACGCTAATGCAGCATTTAAATTAACTGGTGAACACCTTCAGGTTGATTGCGCTGGCTGCCATAAAATGGAAACAAAGAACGGAAAGAAATATCAGGCATTTAAAAATATTCCTTTTCAAAATTGTAATTCGTGTCATAAAGATGTTCATCAGGGAAGTTTTGGGCAGAACTGTTCCAGTTGTCATGTAACCGCGAGTTTTAAGCAAATCAACAACTCAATGTTTGATCATAGCAGGACAAAATTTCCTTTAGTCGGAAAGCATAAGTCTGTTAGCTGCAACAATTGCCACAAAGCACCTTCTGGTTACAAAATGAAATTTGATTTATGTACCGACTGCCACACGGACTTTCATAAAGGACAATTCATCGTCAATAATGTCACGCAGAATTGTTCGGACTGTCATTCTGAGAATGGTTTCAGACCTTCATTATTCACACTGGACAAACACAATAAATCACGATTTCAACTTACAGGTGGACATTTAGCCACACCTTGCGAAAGTTGTCACTATCAACAAAACAACTGGCATTTTAAAGGCATCGGAGTTGATTGTATTAGCTGCCATAAAAATATTCACGAAAATGAGCTAATTGCGAAGTTCTTACCAAATAATGATTGCCGAGAATGTCACCAAACGGAAAGTTGGAATACTATAGAATTTGATCACAACAAAACGGAATTCCCTCTTTTGGGCAAGCATAGCTCACTTAGCTGCGGATCCTGTCATCGCCAGAATAATGGTGAGGCTATTGCAATCGTTTTCAGTTCGATTAAGAAAGAATGTGAAGCTTGTCATAAGGATGTTCATTATTCACAATTTAGAGTGGATGGAATTTCAGATTGCAGCCGTTGTCATACATTTGATAATTGGAAGCCTGAAAAATTTGATCACAACATAACGGAGTTTAGTTTAGAAGGTGCACATCAAAAAGTTGATTGTGCACGTTGTCATCCAAAAGTAGAATTAAACGGGAATACTTTCATCAAATTCAAATTAGAAGATTTTAAATGCGCTACCTGCCACAAAAAATAG
- a CDS encoding T9SS type A sorting domain-containing protein translates to MKKFISVFMLMCLFVYVSSSFAQTPPATYDLRNVGGVNYVTSVKSQQGGTCWTHGTMAAMEGNLLMTGAWANNGETGEPNLAEYHLDWWNGFNQYFNEDLDPPTGNGLVVHEGGDYRVASAYLSRGEGAVRDIDGQSYSTPPPRSDTSWHYYYPREIYWLNTYSDLSNINTLKQMIMDYGVMGTCMCYASSFIQNYIHYQPPTSTQDPNHAVSIVGWDDNKVTQAPLPGAWLVKNSWGAGWGLSGYFWISYYDKHCGKNIEMGAVTFKDVEPQQYDHIYYHDYHGWRATKTDCNEGFNAFAAESNEYLKSVSFFVAADSVNYTFKVYDTFQSGQLQNELLSQSGYIQYTGFYTIDITDPLLLNAGNDFYVYLSLSRGGQPFDRTSEVPVLLVEDSYLTIVNSTSNPNESFYWNGSQWMDTYYYEDPAFPGSAGSANLCIKALTMDEGNVPVELTSFTAINKGSKILIEWETATESNNQLFEIYRRSTTTGKVAEWMLIGFKEGKGTTTEPAYYLFEDDITGINASSLEYRLKQIDFNGKYAYSDIVSVDNLAPNGFVLEQNYPNPFNPSTTIKYAVAEKQFVSIKVYDVLGNEVAVLVNEEKSAGSYEVVFNANHISAGVYYYTIITDNFVQTKKMILLK, encoded by the coding sequence ATGAAAAAATTTATTTCAGTTTTTATGCTGATGTGTTTGTTTGTGTATGTTTCATCTTCGTTCGCACAAACTCCTCCAGCTACTTATGATTTACGAAATGTTGGGGGTGTTAACTATGTAACATCTGTAAAATCCCAGCAAGGTGGAACCTGCTGGACTCACGGTACAATGGCTGCAATGGAAGGAAATCTTCTTATGACCGGAGCCTGGGCAAATAATGGCGAAACAGGTGAACCAAATCTTGCAGAATATCACCTGGATTGGTGGAATGGATTTAATCAGTACTTTAACGAAGATCTTGATCCGCCTACCGGTAACGGACTTGTTGTTCATGAAGGCGGAGATTATAGAGTTGCTTCTGCATATTTATCAAGAGGTGAGGGTGCTGTAAGAGATATTGATGGACAATCATACAGTACACCGCCGCCAAGATCTGATACAAGCTGGCATTATTATTATCCCAGAGAAATATACTGGCTTAATACTTACTCAGATCTCAGCAACATAAATACACTCAAACAAATGATAATGGATTATGGAGTAATGGGAACCTGTATGTGTTATGCAAGTTCATTCATTCAGAATTATATTCATTATCAGCCGCCTACTTCCACTCAGGATCCGAACCATGCGGTATCAATTGTCGGATGGGATGATAACAAAGTAACTCAAGCTCCATTACCCGGTGCCTGGCTTGTAAAGAACAGTTGGGGTGCAGGCTGGGGATTAAGCGGTTATTTTTGGATTTCCTATTACGACAAGCACTGTGGAAAAAATATTGAAATGGGAGCCGTCACATTCAAAGATGTTGAGCCGCAGCAGTATGATCACATTTACTACCACGATTATCATGGATGGAGAGCAACGAAAACAGATTGCAATGAGGGATTCAATGCATTCGCTGCTGAATCAAATGAATATCTCAAATCTGTTAGTTTCTTCGTTGCTGCGGATAGTGTCAATTATACATTCAAAGTATATGATACATTTCAAAGTGGACAACTGCAGAATGAATTACTTTCACAATCAGGTTACATACAATATACCGGGTTCTATACAATTGATATTACAGATCCTCTGTTGTTGAATGCAGGAAATGATTTTTATGTTTATCTCAGTCTTTCCAGAGGTGGGCAACCATTTGACAGAACTTCCGAAGTACCAGTTTTGCTGGTGGAGGATTCATATTTAACAATCGTAAACTCCACTTCAAATCCTAACGAAAGTTTTTACTGGAATGGTTCACAGTGGATGGATACGTATTACTACGAAGATCCAGCATTCCCAGGATCAGCTGGAAGTGCAAATCTTTGTATTAAAGCTCTAACAATGGATGAAGGTAATGTTCCTGTTGAGCTGACATCCTTTACTGCAATCAATAAAGGTTCAAAGATTTTAATAGAATGGGAAACAGCAACTGAATCTAATAATCAACTGTTTGAAATTTATCGAAGAAGTACTACTACAGGTAAGGTTGCAGAATGGATGCTAATAGGATTCAAAGAGGGTAAAGGAACTACAACCGAGCCGGCATATTACCTTTTTGAAGATGATATCACTGGAATAAATGCTTCATCTCTTGAATACAGACTGAAGCAGATCGACTTCAATGGTAAATATGCTTATAGTGATATAGTTTCTGTTGACAATCTTGCACCAAATGGATTTGTGCTAGAACAGAATTATCCTAATCCATTCAATCCGTCAACAACAATAAAATATGCTGTTGCAGAAAAACAATTTGTTTCAATTAAAGTTTATGATGTTTTAGGAAATGAAGTTGCAGTTCTGGTTAATGAAGAAAAATCAGCTGGAAGTTATGAAGTTGTATTCAATGCAAATCATATATCGGCAGGAGTTTATTACTATACAATTATAACTGATAATTTTGTTCAGACAAAGAAGATGATTCTTCTTAAGTAA